A stretch of the Magnetospirillum sp. WYHS-4 genome encodes the following:
- a CDS encoding SPASM domain-containing protein, with protein MSSHNLGEIEEIVDLVDLLGVRFFQFIIVNHLGRAARRDMFAQGHSRLYEILLDLAHRRPSFRDALRDSTLGNLIACSVAGLYFHHCGLGFQKNYYVQADGDVFPCRATIRPEFKIGNVRDPSFESFDQFQHQLLQSFRAAGVDDLNQTCATCEHRYSCAGDCRGETYQTTGSFSVPHPSCADLRASFYTVLWAAIDDPNLYFDKTEAFYRRTGIRDAISQVLSTPT; from the coding sequence GTGTCGAGCCACAACCTTGGTGAAATCGAGGAGATCGTCGACCTCGTCGACCTGCTCGGTGTTCGGTTTTTCCAGTTCATCATTGTCAACCATCTCGGCAGGGCAGCGCGGCGCGATATGTTTGCCCAAGGGCACTCGCGGCTTTACGAGATTTTGCTCGATCTAGCGCATCGGCGGCCAAGCTTCCGTGACGCGTTGCGGGATTCAACACTCGGCAACCTAATCGCCTGCTCCGTTGCTGGGCTCTATTTCCACCACTGCGGCCTGGGATTTCAGAAGAACTACTACGTCCAAGCGGACGGCGACGTGTTTCCGTGTAGAGCGACCATTCGGCCAGAATTTAAGATTGGCAATGTCCGCGATCCGTCATTCGAATCATTTGATCAGTTCCAGCATCAGTTACTTCAATCGTTTCGCGCTGCTGGGGTCGATGACTTAAATCAAACGTGCGCGACATGTGAGCACCGGTATTCGTGTGCAGGCGATTGTCGCGGTGAAACCTATCAAACCACAGGGAGCTTTTCTGTGCCGCATCCGAGTTGCGCGGATCTCCGCGCAAGCTTCTACACCGTGCTTTGGGCAGCGATCGACGACCCTAATCTCTACTTCGATAAGACCGAGGCTTTCTACCGGCGAACGGGGATCCGTGACGCCATTTCGCAGGTCCTGTCTACCCCAACTTGA
- a CDS encoding aminotransferase class III-fold pyridoxal phosphate-dependent enzyme translates to MNEDAVMECIEATGTLHMDHYGGRLPFVCAGAGPGYLELVRIEAGRVGRRFRVVDAGSTYGTTSLGVAHPALLSSITDVLEFGAATDELVVPERSRMLIDLLGKEGYWASQFPFGEYHASGRNSGSEGVELALAIVGAYLENRGSSERSRRDTVLVFEGAWHGWTSGAAALARPSRGGAFGRMTIPFGNEEVLERAFSEAGNRLAAVFVEPIQGDAGIIVPPSGYLRSLAAYCAKYGALLVADETLTYARTGDFFGMRDEQGPVPSDITIVGKALGAGIIPTSIVIARRHLGPRAGAAVATFDLRAFDCRVIRTVARTIAESRLHEHVSNLGTILSRGLTEIVARRPSIFRETRGVGFLHGLELQPKVAEVAECFRTHLIEEGVYLEIMLGAGERSCGARAIGRTLRVAPPLVTTIEQIETIFDRIEAGARSFRVPLHASKRSRK, encoded by the coding sequence ATGAATGAAGATGCCGTAATGGAGTGTATTGAGGCGACCGGAACGCTCCATATGGATCATTACGGTGGGCGTCTCCCCTTCGTTTGCGCAGGTGCGGGACCTGGCTATCTTGAATTGGTTCGGATTGAAGCAGGGCGCGTTGGGAGGAGGTTCCGCGTTGTAGATGCGGGATCGACATATGGCACAACCAGTCTCGGGGTCGCACATCCGGCCTTACTCAGCTCCATCACCGACGTGCTAGAATTTGGTGCCGCGACAGACGAACTGGTTGTACCGGAACGCTCACGGATGCTCATCGACCTACTCGGTAAGGAAGGCTATTGGGCCAGCCAATTTCCGTTTGGAGAGTATCATGCATCGGGACGTAATTCCGGTTCGGAGGGCGTGGAACTGGCACTAGCGATTGTCGGCGCATATCTTGAGAATCGAGGTTCATCGGAGCGATCCCGTCGCGACACGGTTCTCGTCTTCGAGGGGGCATGGCACGGCTGGACGAGCGGCGCAGCCGCGCTCGCCCGCCCAAGTCGGGGTGGGGCATTCGGACGGATGACGATCCCGTTCGGAAATGAGGAGGTGCTGGAGAGGGCATTTTCCGAGGCCGGTAACAGACTGGCCGCCGTGTTTGTTGAGCCAATTCAGGGGGATGCAGGTATTATCGTGCCGCCTTCCGGCTACCTTCGTTCTCTAGCGGCGTACTGTGCAAAATATGGGGCGCTCCTCGTCGCTGATGAGACGCTCACGTACGCGCGTACAGGGGACTTCTTCGGCATGCGCGACGAACAGGGGCCTGTCCCGTCAGACATCACCATCGTCGGAAAGGCGCTGGGAGCGGGGATTATTCCAACTTCGATTGTGATCGCTCGGCGACATCTTGGGCCGCGCGCAGGAGCCGCTGTTGCGACGTTCGATCTCCGTGCCTTCGATTGTCGCGTGATTCGCACGGTCGCCCGGACCATCGCCGAATCGAGGTTACATGAGCACGTCAGCAATCTCGGCACGATTCTTTCGCGCGGGCTCACGGAAATCGTCGCGCGGAGGCCATCAATATTCCGTGAAACGCGTGGAGTTGGATTCCTGCACGGGCTGGAATTGCAGCCGAAGGTGGCCGAGGTGGCGGAGTGTTTCCGCACTCACCTTATCGAGGAGGGAGTCTACCTGGAGATAATGTTGGGGGCGGGTGAGCGGTCGTGTGGTGCAAGGGCAATAGGGCGCACGCTTCGCGTGGCGCCACCGCTTGTGACGACAATTGAGCAAATTGAAACGATCTTCGACAGGATAGAGGCTGGCGCGCGGAGTTTCAGAGTACCACTACATGCCAGCAAACGGAGCCGTAAATGA